GCCCGAGACCGGTCAGGCGGTGACGGATGCGTTCACGGCCCGCTCCCAGAACTCCAGTCCCGAGCGGAGCAGTTCACGCACCGCTGCGGTCTCCTCGTCCGTCCAGGCTCCGTCTGCGGCGGTCGGCTCGAGGGCTTCGCCGCCGAAGATCTTCTCGTAGGCGCGGTCCTGGAGCGGCCCCCGGGAGGGCAGGGCCGGGTGGTCGTCCAGGCTGTGGGAAAGGTCGTCGAAGAAGTTCCAGGCTTCCAGCAGCTGTCCCGCCGAGACCGGGCCGTCGTCGGGGGTTTCCACCCACCGGCGTACGGCTGCGAGATCGAGAGTGGCCTCGCCCTCCCGGACCAGCTCCCAGCCGTTGCGGTCGCAGTGGTCCTCGAGGGTGGCCAGGTCGCGGAACGTGAGGAGCCTTCCCAGGTCGTCGACAGCGAGCGCGTCGGGGTCGTCGCCCTCGCCGGGCCGCCAGATCAGGGTCGACTCCCCTCTCGTGGTGGCGATGCGGTACGGATGGCAGTCGGCCATGCGGGATCTCCCGTGGTGCTCCGGTGTCGTGGCGCGGCGGCCACGGGGATCATCCTGCCTGCTCATCACGTCGGACGGTGACCGCATTTACGCAGGCTCGTGCCGGGAGGCGGCGATGGCGGAGGCGGTGGAGTCGGACGGCTCCTCACACGAGCTGGTAGCCGCGCAGGCCCGTGAGCAGAAGGTACGTGTCCTGCAGGGACCCGGAGGTGTCGCCGAGCGAGCGGTAGACGCCCCACTTCGGGCGTACCCGGTCGGCCAGGAAGGTGTCGACGCCGGTCTTCGAGGCGTCGACGACGGTCGCGCCGCCGCTCTTGAGGATCCATCGGACCGAGCCCGCCGAGCCGTTGCCGACCTTGATCTGGAAGTCGACGTCGGTCCACCTGTCGTGCAGCGGGTCCAGGTCGGTGCGGCCGACGAGGATGTCGTCGACGGGGAGTCTCAGCTCGATGGTCTGCCGGCCGTTCACCCTGCGCAGTGACTGCACGACGATCGGGGAGGTGCCGTTGCCGGGCTGTTTCATCTGCATGATGTGCGTGAAGGTGGTGGTCGCCTTCAGCGAGCTGGGGATGTACATCGAGTAGGTGACCCGCCAGGTCTGACCCGAGCCCCAGGTGAGGTAGTCGGCGCCGCTGCCGTTGCGCAGGCCCGTGACCTCCTGGCGCTGACGGTCGGTCGAGGTGTCCCGGTCGGCCCTGTGCATGGTGAAACGCCAGTTGTCGCCCTCGGTCCGGATGTGCGGCTGTCCGGCGGGGTGGGAGTCGGCGCGGTCGTCCTCGACGGTCTCGAAGGCGCCGAGGCCGTCACGGCGCGCCGTCGGGGCCCACTTCTGCTGCCAGGAGGCGGCGTGTGCGGCGCCGGGCAGGCCGACGACCGAGGCCGTCGCCGCACCGCCGAGCGCCGCGCCGAGCAGGGTCCTGCGGGATGTGCTCAAGACTGGCTCACCTCGTTCACGTCCGAAGTTCACATACATGACCCAGATTCACACAGCAGTTCCTGGGGTGTGCAACAGAGTCCCGGTCGGATCAGGCGCGGTCAATGGTCCGGACCGATGAGGTCCGGTTCGATTCCGGCCAATATCCGGTTCCCGCAGGAGGGTTGACGGCGTCGAGGGCGAGGGTCCACGTTGTACGGCACCCAGTAAGGAAACTTTCCTAACAGAAGGGTCCCCCACCGTGCGCCCTCGATCACTGACCCTCACGGCGGCCGCCGGCGCCGCTCTCCTGGCCACCGCCTTCCTGCCCTCGAACGCCTCCGGTCTCGCCCGGGGTTCCGGCGCGGACGCCGACCGCCCCGCCGCGGCGCAGGAGGGATCGGTCAGCGCCGCCGCCCTGCTGGCCAAGGTGACGTCGTGCTCGCAGATATCGAGCGGCAAGTACCGGACCGACGAGGAGACGTCGGCCACCGTCCCGGTGTGCGGCAAGAACGGCGCGGTCTTCTGGAAGGCCGACATGGACGTCGACTGCGACGGGCAGCGGACCTCCAAGTGCAGTGAGGCCACCGACCCCTGGTACCAGGACGACACGGCCTTCCACCAGTCGGACGGCAGGCCGCTGCGCGCCGACACCCTGCCCTACGTCGTCGTGCCCAGCTCCAGCTCGCTGTGGAACTACGGCTCGGCCGGCATCAAGGGCGGCGGGGTGGTCGCGGTGATCTACCAGAACAAGTTGGAGTACGCGGTCGTCGGCGACACCGGCCCCACGAAGATCATCGGCGAGGCCTCGTACGCGACGGCCAAGGCGCTCGGCATCGATCCGGACCCGGAGAACGGCGGCACCGACTCCGGCGTCACCTACATCCTGTTCAAGAACTCGAAGGTGTCCCCCATCGAGAGCCACAGCGCGGCCGTCAGCCTCGGAGACCGGCTCGCCCAGGCCTTCCTCCGTGACAACTGACGCACCCCTGCGGCGTGGTCACAGCTCCCACACCACCGGCAGCGAGGCGTCCGCGCCGTCCGCGGAGTAGTCGTGGGCGACGTCGAGCAGGCCGGCCATCCGCGCCTGCCACGCGGTGTTGACGGGCAGCTTCTCGAGTTCGGCGATCATCGCCGGGTAGTCCGCGACGTCCAGCAGGTGGAACAGGTCCGTGCCGCTGCGCCAGATGGTCCACTCGGTCACCCCCGCGGCGCGGATGGCGGCGGTCAGCTCCTCGGGCACCTCGCGGTGCGCGGCCTCGTACTCCGCGACACGGTCGGCGCGGACCTTGGTGTGCAGGGCGACCCTCATGACGGCTCCTCGGACGACGTGGCTCTCCCGGCCCGGGCGGCGTGCCCGGCCGGAGCGGTCCGCCCACCCGGCGTGGCCGAGGGGACGGGGGTGCGGGGGTCGAGCAGTCCCTCGGCGCGCAGCTCGTCCCACAGGGCGTCCGGGATCGGGCGTCGCAGCTGGTGCACGGTGTCGTGCACCTCCTGCGGCGACCGCGCCCCGGTCAGGACGCTCGTCACCGCGGGATGGCCGAACGGGAAGCGCAGCGCGGCGGCCCGCAGCGGCACGCCGTGGCGCTCGGTGACCGCCTGCAGCCGCAGCGCCCGGTCGAGCACCGGCCGGGGAGCCGGTACGTAGTCGTAGGTGGCGCCGTGCCGGGGCGCGGTGAGCAGACCGGAGTTGAACACCCCGCCGATGACGACGCCTCGGCCGCGGGCTGCTGCCTCCGGCAGCAGTTCGGCGAGCCCGTCCTGGTCCAGGAGCGTGTAGCGGCCGGCCAGCAGGACCACGTCGATGTCGGTCTCGCGCACGAACCGGGCGGGCAGCGCCGACTGGTTCGTCCCGATCCCGATCGCGCCGATCACGCCCTCGGCGCGCAGCCGCTCCAGCGCCGGGTACGCCTCCCGCAACGCCTGCTCGGCGTGGGCGTCGGGGTCGTGCAGCAGGGCCACGTCGACGCGGTCGACGCCGAGCCGTTCGAGGCTCGCCTCCAGGGAGCGCAGCACCCCGTCCGCGCTGAAGTCCCACACTCTGCGGTGGGTGGCCGGGACGGCGAAACCGTGCGCCAGGTCGTCGCCGGCGCCCCCCTGCGGATGCGGGACGAGCAGCCGGCCCACCTTGGTGGAGAGGGTGTAGGCGTCACGGGGGCGGTCGCGCAGCGCGGCGCCCAGCCGACGTTCCGACAGACCGAGCCCGTAGTGGGGCGCGGTGTCGAACGTGCGGATGCCGGCGTCCCAGGCGGCGTCCACGGTGGCACGGGCGTCGGCGTCGCAGACCGGTCGGTAGAGGTTGCCGAGAGCCGCGCAGCCCAGCGCCAGCTCCGGGGCCGCTACCTCGCCCGCGCCCGGCCCGGTGGTCCTCACGACCGGTCCGCGGGCCGCAGCCGCAGCCCCTGCATGCCGCCGTCCACCGCGAGCGAGGTGCCGGTGACGGAGGCCGCGGCGGGACTCGCCAGGTAGACGATGGCCGCGGCGACTTCGTCCGCGGTGACCAGGCGTCCCATGGGCTGTCGGGCGTTGAGCGCGGCGCGCTCGCGCTCGGGGTCGTCCGCCGCGTCGAGAAGCCGGGAGACCCAGGGTGTGTCGGCGGTGCCCGGGTTCACGCAGTTGACCCGGATGCCCTCGCGGACGTGGTCGGCGGCCATGGCGAGAGTGAGCGAGAGGACCGCCCCCTTGCTGGCGCAGTACAGGGCGCGCTGGGGAAGGCCCGCCGTGGCCCCGATCGAGCAGGTGTTGACGACCGCCGCATGCGCGGAGCGACGCAGATGCGGCAGGGCGGCGCGGGTGACGCGCACGATGCCGACGACGTTGACGTCCAGGACCCGGTGCCAGTCGTCGTCCGTGTTGTCCTCGACGGTGCCCACCGCGCCGATGCCCGCGTTGTTCACCAGGATGTCCAGGCCGCCGAGCCGCTCGGCGGCCTGTTGCACGGCCGTACGCACCGAGGCGTCGTGCGTGACGTCGGCCCGGAAGCCGAGCAGCGGCTCGCCGACGCCGTCCGGGTCGAGGTCGAGGACGGCGACCGACGCGCCCCGCGCCGCCAGTGTGCGGGCGGTCGCGAGGCCGATGCCGGACGCGCCCCCGGTGACGATCGCCCTGAGCCCTGACAGATCGGTCATGCGGTCCCTCCCTGAGCTGCGCGGTCGGCGGCCCAGAACGCGCCGTCCGGGTAGTGGTACGCGGCGATCGACTCCTCGCGCATGGTGGCGGAGAACCCGGGCGCGAGCGGCGCGGAGTAGCGGCCGTCGCGCATGACGACGGGCGCGGTGAAGTGCTCGTGGAGGTGGTCGACGAACTCGATGACGCGGTTCTCGGTCGTGCCGGAGAGCGCCAGGTAGTCGAACATCGACAGGTGCTGCACCAGCTCGCACAGACCCACCCCGCCGGCGTGCGGGCAGACCGGCACCCCGAACTTGGCGGCGAGCAGCAGGATCGCGAGGTTCTCGTTGACGCCGCCGACCCGGGCCGCGTCGATCTGCAGGACGTCGATGGCGCCGGCCTGGAGGAGCTGTTTGAAGACGATGCGGTTCTGCACGTGCTCGCCGGTGGCGACCTTCACGGGCGCCACGGCGCGGCGTACGGCGGCGTGGCCGAGAACGTCGTCCGGGCTGGTGGGCTCCTCGATCCAGTACGGGTCGAACTCGGCGAGCGCGTTGGTCCACTCGATCGCCTCGTCCACGTTCCATCGCTGGTTGGCGTCGATGGCGATGCGGATTCCGCTGCCGACGGCGGCGCGGGCGGTGCGCAGGCGGCGGATGTCGTCGTCCAGGTCCGCGCCGACCTTCAGCTTGATCTGGGTGAAGCCGTCGGCGACGGCCTGCTTGGCCAGCCGGGTGAGCTTGTCGTCGGAGTAGCCGAGCCAGCCCGGGGAGGTGGTGTAGCCCGGGTAGCCGTCCTGCAGCAGAGACGTCTCCCGCTCCGCGATGCCGGTGCGGCCCTCGCGCAGCAGCCTCAGGGCGTCCTCGGGGGTGAGGGCGTCGGCGATGTAGCGGAAGTCGACCTGGGAGACGAGCCACTCGGGTTCGGCGTGGGCGAGCAACTGCCACAGCGGCTTGTCCTCGCGCTTGGCGGCGAGGTCCCACACGGCGTTGAGCACGGCGCCGATCGCCATGTGCATCACGCCCTTCTCGGGGCCGAGCCAGCGCAGTTGGCTGTCGCCGATCAGGTCACGGCTGAGCGAACCGGGGTCGGCGCACAGGTCCTGGACGCTCCGCCCGACGATGTGGGGTCTCAGCGCGCCGATCGCCGCGACCTGGACGTCGTTGCCACGTCCGATGGTGAAGGTGAAGCCATGGCCCTCGTGTCCGTCACCGGCGTCGGTGCGCAGGACGACGTAGGCGGCGGAGTAGTCGGGGTCCGGGTTCATCGCGTCGGAGCCGTCCAGTTCCCGCGAGGTGGGGAAGCGGACGTCGTAGGTGTCGACCGCGGTGATCCGGGCGGAGGTTGCAGTCAAGGTGCTGCCTTTCACGCTTGGGCGAAGGTCTGACGCTGGGCGCCGAGGCCGTCGACGGAGAGCTCGACGGTGTCGCCGGGGCGGAGGTAGGGAGTGCCGGGCAGGCCGAGGGCCACGCCCGCGGGCGTTCCGGTGTTGATCACGTCACCGGGCTCCAGGACCAGGTACCGGCTCAGGTAGGACACGAGGTGGTCGACCGCGAAGATCATGTCCCCGGTGTGGCCGTCCTGTCGCTTCTCGCCGTTGACGCTCAGATGCAGGGCGAGGTTCTGCGGGTCGCCCACCTCGTCGGCGGTGACGAGCCACGGCCCGAGCGGATTGAAGGTCTCGCAGGACTTGCCGAGGTCCCACTGGGACGAGTACTCGAGCTGGAACTCGCGCTCGGAGACGTCGTGGCTGACCGCGTATCCCGCGATCACGTCCCGGGCGGCCCGCGGTCCGTCGAGGTAGCGGGCCCGACGACCGATGACGACGGCGAGCTCGACCTCCCAGTCGGTCTTCACCGAGCCGCGCGGAATCAGCACCTCGTCGTACGGGCCGACGACCGTGCCCGGGTCCTTCATGAACACCACCGGACGCGGCGGGATCGCCGCGCCGGTCTCGGCGGCGTGGTCGCGGTAGTTCAGACCGACACAGACGATCTTGCCGGGACGGGCGACCGGAGCGCCGACGCGCAGGCCGGCCGGGTCGAGCTCGGGCAGTTCTCCCGCCGTGACGGCCACGCGGGCCCGGTCGACTCCGCCCGAGGCCAGGAAGGCGCCGTCGATGTCCGGCGTCACGGACGACAGGTCGAGCAGCCGGCCGTCGTCGGTGCGGACGGCGGGGCGCTCCTGTCCGGGGGCGCCGACTCGAAGCAGTTTCACTGGGGCAACTCCTCTGCCGTGCGGGTTTCCGCCGTGCGTGTTCCGTCTGAGGGTCGGCCGGCCGGCCGTGGGGCGGGGCCGGTCGGGTCGTCCAGGCTTGGACCGTTCCGCGGTGCTCATGCGCCCGCGCACCCAGTCATCGGATGTATGGCGGCAGAGCGACCATAGATGCGGAATCCGG
The window above is part of the Streptomyces sp. NBC_00425 genome. Proteins encoded here:
- a CDS encoding heparin lyase I family protein, which produces MSTSRRTLLGAALGGAATASVVGLPGAAHAASWQQKWAPTARRDGLGAFETVEDDRADSHPAGQPHIRTEGDNWRFTMHRADRDTSTDRQRQEVTGLRNGSGADYLTWGSGQTWRVTYSMYIPSSLKATTTFTHIMQMKQPGNGTSPIVVQSLRRVNGRQTIELRLPVDDILVGRTDLDPLHDRWTDVDFQIKVGNGSAGSVRWILKSGGATVVDASKTGVDTFLADRVRPKWGVYRSLGDTSGSLQDTYLLLTGLRGYQLV
- a CDS encoding glycoside hydrolase family 75 protein; translation: MRPRSLTLTAAAGAALLATAFLPSNASGLARGSGADADRPAAAQEGSVSAAALLAKVTSCSQISSGKYRTDEETSATVPVCGKNGAVFWKADMDVDCDGQRTSKCSEATDPWYQDDTAFHQSDGRPLRADTLPYVVVPSSSSLWNYGSAGIKGGGVVAVIYQNKLEYAVVGDTGPTKIIGEASYATAKALGIDPDPENGGTDSGVTYILFKNSKVSPIESHSAAVSLGDRLAQAFLRDN
- a CDS encoding L-rhamnose mutarotase, which translates into the protein MRVALHTKVRADRVAEYEAAHREVPEELTAAIRAAGVTEWTIWRSGTDLFHLLDVADYPAMIAELEKLPVNTAWQARMAGLLDVAHDYSADGADASLPVVWEL
- a CDS encoding aldo/keto reductase; amino-acid sequence: MRTTGPGAGEVAAPELALGCAALGNLYRPVCDADARATVDAAWDAGIRTFDTAPHYGLGLSERRLGAALRDRPRDAYTLSTKVGRLLVPHPQGGAGDDLAHGFAVPATHRRVWDFSADGVLRSLEASLERLGVDRVDVALLHDPDAHAEQALREAYPALERLRAEGVIGAIGIGTNQSALPARFVRETDIDVVLLAGRYTLLDQDGLAELLPEAAARGRGVVIGGVFNSGLLTAPRHGATYDYVPAPRPVLDRALRLQAVTERHGVPLRAAALRFPFGHPAVTSVLTGARSPQEVHDTVHQLRRPIPDALWDELRAEGLLDPRTPVPSATPGGRTAPAGHAARAGRATSSEEPS
- a CDS encoding SDR family NAD(P)-dependent oxidoreductase translates to MTDLSGLRAIVTGGASGIGLATARTLAARGASVAVLDLDPDGVGEPLLGFRADVTHDASVRTAVQQAAERLGGLDILVNNAGIGAVGTVEDNTDDDWHRVLDVNVVGIVRVTRAALPHLRRSAHAAVVNTCSIGATAGLPQRALYCASKGAVLSLTLAMAADHVREGIRVNCVNPGTADTPWVSRLLDAADDPERERAALNARQPMGRLVTADEVAAAIVYLASPAAASVTGTSLAVDGGMQGLRLRPADRS
- a CDS encoding L-fuconate dehydratase, translated to MTATSARITAVDTYDVRFPTSRELDGSDAMNPDPDYSAAYVVLRTDAGDGHEGHGFTFTIGRGNDVQVAAIGALRPHIVGRSVQDLCADPGSLSRDLIGDSQLRWLGPEKGVMHMAIGAVLNAVWDLAAKREDKPLWQLLAHAEPEWLVSQVDFRYIADALTPEDALRLLREGRTGIAERETSLLQDGYPGYTTSPGWLGYSDDKLTRLAKQAVADGFTQIKLKVGADLDDDIRRLRTARAAVGSGIRIAIDANQRWNVDEAIEWTNALAEFDPYWIEEPTSPDDVLGHAAVRRAVAPVKVATGEHVQNRIVFKQLLQAGAIDVLQIDAARVGGVNENLAILLLAAKFGVPVCPHAGGVGLCELVQHLSMFDYLALSGTTENRVIEFVDHLHEHFTAPVVMRDGRYSAPLAPGFSATMREESIAAYHYPDGAFWAADRAAQGGTA
- a CDS encoding fumarylacetoacetate hydrolase family protein gives rise to the protein MKLLRVGAPGQERPAVRTDDGRLLDLSSVTPDIDGAFLASGGVDRARVAVTAGELPELDPAGLRVGAPVARPGKIVCVGLNYRDHAAETGAAIPPRPVVFMKDPGTVVGPYDEVLIPRGSVKTDWEVELAVVIGRRARYLDGPRAARDVIAGYAVSHDVSEREFQLEYSSQWDLGKSCETFNPLGPWLVTADEVGDPQNLALHLSVNGEKRQDGHTGDMIFAVDHLVSYLSRYLVLEPGDVINTGTPAGVALGLPGTPYLRPGDTVELSVDGLGAQRQTFAQA